The proteins below are encoded in one region of Penaeus chinensis breed Huanghai No. 1 chromosome 25, ASM1920278v2, whole genome shotgun sequence:
- the LOC125038589 gene encoding glycine-rich cell wall structural protein 1.8-like produces the protein MQYDFDLSFRRKGTNGYIKRDSKHNLVVGICLAQASYLSPGNGNVFSLNGNGVRTNGHGVNGNGVYRNGNGAYKNGNGINGNGVYTNGNGRNGNGDGALFNGNGGYGNGNGVYSNGNGGINGNSNGVYGNGNGRGAYIKGNGINGNGVYTNGNGRYGNGNGAFSNGNGAYGNGNGNGAYSNGNGAYTIGNGNGAYGNGNGVTVYANGIVDPFRALADAIGGGGVPGVDYPILAFVPDTGFSCNGQLPGYYADTSLEAGCQVFHICQAGGRIDSFLCPNGTVFNQQHFVCDWWYNFDCSTAEQFYGLNAEIGNSNGNGYTNGNGYNGYTNGNGNGNGYNNGHRNGNGYTNGNGYTNGNGNGNGYTNGNSNGNGYNNGNGNGYTNGNGYTNGNGYGNGYTNEMDTAMGMDILTAMVMGTATPTAKPMEMVERPRLIVLKAHGGGLEFIPVECVLKNKKSYVHCNCITDNESGATLMYLKLADWCFSCCGGLPLFYQVYGVMSCILVMFEQFVRDKVNVI, from the exons ATGCAATATGACTTTGACCTGAGCTTCCGGAGGAAAGGGACGAACGGCTATATAAAGCGAGACTCCAAGCACAATC TTGTCGTTGGAATATGTTTAGCACAAGCAAGTTACTTGTCACCTGGAAATGGAAATGTTTTTTCTCTTAATGGAAATGGAGTACGCACAAATGGCCATGGTGTTAATGGCAATGGCGTTTACAGAAATGGGAATGGTGCgtataaaaatggtaatggtataAATGGGAATGGCGTATATACAAATGGCAATGGCAGAAATGGAAATGGCGATGGTGCATTGTTTAATGGAAATGGAGGTTATGGAAATGGCAACGGTGTATATTCTAATGGAAATGGAGGCataaatggtaacagtaatggagTTTATGGAAACGGGAATGGGAGAGGCGCGTATATAAAGGGCAATGGTATAAATGGGAATGGAGTATATACAAATGGTAATGGTAGATATGGAAATGGCAATGGTGCATTTTCTAATGGAAATGGGGcttatggaaatggaaatggcaaCGGTGCATATTCCAATGGTAACGGTGCATACACCATTGGAAACGGTAATGGGGCCTACGGAAATGGCAATGGGGTCACCGTGTACGCCAATGGCATTGTGGATCCGTTCAGAGCTCTAGCTGATGCCATTGGCGGTGGAGGCGTCCCAGGTGTGGACTACCCCATCCTGGCCTTCGTCCCCGACACCGGGTTCTCGTGCAACGGCCAACTTCCTGGATATTACGCTGATACTTCTCTCGAGGCTGGCTGCCAG gtgttccatatctgccaGGCAGGAGGCAGAATCGACTCGTTCCTTTGTCCCAACGGCACAGTCTTCAATCAACAACACTTCGTGTGCGATTGGTGGTACAACTTTGACTGTTCCACGGCTGAACAGTTTTACGGTTTGAATGCTGAGATTGGTAATTCCAATGGAAATGGATACACAAACGGCAATGGTTATAATGGATATaccaacggtaatggcaacggcaatggttACAACAACGGTCATAGGAATGGTAATGGATATACCAACGGTAACGGATAtaccaatggtaatggcaatggcaatggatacaccaacggtaatagCAACGGAAATGGATACAACAATGGTAATGGAAacggatacaccaacggtaatggatacaccaatggtaatggCTACGGCAACGGATATACCAACG AAATGGACACAGCAATGGGAATGGATATACTAACGGCAATGGTAATGGGAACGGCTACACCAACGGCAAAGCCAATGGAAATGGTAGAGCGAC CAAGACTTATTGTTCTTAAGGCTCATGGGGGGGGGCTTGAATTTATTCCTGTTGAATGTGTACTGAAG aacaaaaagtcCTATGTCCACTGCAACTGCATCACGGATAACGAGAGTGGAGCCACGCTGATGTATTTGAAA ctggctgactggtgcttttCGTGCTGTGGCGGATTGCCTTTATTTTACCAAGTGTATGGTGTGATGTcttgtatattggttatgtttgAACAATTTGTGCGCGATAAAG TAAATGTgatctaa